In Candidatus Desulforudis audaxviator MP104C, a genomic segment contains:
- a CDS encoding type IV pilus twitching motility protein PilT: MDSHGGKEYPIDFDTLLRITVERQGSDLHLTAGLPPVVRIHGELVPLDYPPLKPSDIEQLVLPRLEPSYRAILDEKWELDFSYSVAGVSRFRGNIMRQRGSYSAVLRVVPYKAPALEELGLPPAVRNLCFLPRGLVLVTGPTGSGKSTTLAAMIDLINRERRVNVVTVEDPIEFLHRHNKAIVRQREVGSDTRSFADALRHVLRADPDVILIGEMRDLESIAIALTAAETGHLVFSTLHTQTAPLTIHRIVDVFQEHQRDQIRQQLADSLQGVIAQQLVPRADGKGRVAAVELMLASPAVRALIREGKEHQMYSVIQTSRQQGMQTMDQALAELYTAGKISREAALERCVDRTELERLMQKGVPGSMDRRLK, translated from the coding sequence ATGGACAGTCATGGGGGAAAGGAATACCCTATTGATTTTGACACATTATTGAGAATCACCGTGGAACGGCAGGGTTCGGACTTGCACCTGACGGCCGGTTTGCCCCCGGTGGTCCGGATTCACGGCGAGCTGGTTCCCCTGGACTATCCCCCGCTGAAACCGTCCGACATAGAGCAATTGGTCCTGCCCCGGCTGGAACCGTCCTACCGAGCCATACTCGACGAGAAATGGGAACTGGACTTTTCCTATTCCGTGGCCGGGGTGAGCCGGTTCCGCGGGAACATCATGCGCCAGCGGGGCAGCTACTCCGCGGTTTTGCGGGTGGTGCCCTACAAGGCTCCGGCTCTCGAGGAGTTGGGCCTGCCGCCGGCGGTGCGCAATCTCTGCTTTCTCCCGCGCGGGCTGGTACTGGTCACCGGGCCGACCGGGAGCGGCAAATCCACCACACTGGCCGCCATGATCGACCTCATCAACCGGGAACGACGCGTGAATGTAGTCACCGTGGAAGATCCGATTGAGTTCCTGCACCGGCACAACAAGGCCATCGTCCGGCAGCGGGAGGTGGGGAGCGACACCCGCTCCTTTGCGGATGCCCTGCGGCACGTTCTACGCGCCGACCCCGATGTGATCCTCATCGGCGAGATGCGTGATCTCGAGAGCATCGCCATCGCCCTGACGGCGGCCGAAACCGGCCACCTGGTGTTTTCGACCCTGCACACCCAGACCGCGCCGCTTACCATCCACCGCATTGTAGACGTGTTCCAGGAACACCAGCGCGATCAAATACGCCAACAGTTGGCCGACTCCCTGCAGGGGGTGATCGCCCAGCAGTTGGTGCCCAGGGCGGACGGCAAAGGGCGGGTGGCCGCCGTCGAATTGATGCTGGCCTCACCGGCGGTGCGCGCCCTGATCCGGGAGGGCAAGGAGCACCAGATGTACAGTGTCATCCAGACCAGTAGGCAGCAGGGTATGCAGACCATGGACCAGGCGCTGGCCGAACTGTACACCGCCGGGAAAATCAGCCGCGAGGCGGCCCTGGAGCGGTGCGTGGACCGGACCGAGTTGGAGCGCCTGATGCAAAAAGGGGTCCCTGGCTCCATGGACCGACGGCTGAAGTGA
- a CDS encoding prepilin-type N-terminal cleavage/methylation domain-containing protein → MRGKSRFPSTHRGFSLVEIIVAVALLAIFIAAAAVLLSASFKGIMDSGEKSRLIYHTQQVLEEKISRNDVARKADFEISFSTRTGDNYLMRIDDAGIVEEGSLVCITMATNIYNAEAE, encoded by the coding sequence ATGAGGGGAAAAAGCCGGTTTCCATCAACGCACAGGGGTTTTTCCCTGGTCGAGATAATCGTTGCCGTGGCCTTACTGGCTATCTTTATTGCGGCGGCCGCTGTCCTTTTGAGCGCGAGCTTTAAAGGCATAATGGACAGTGGTGAGAAAAGTAGGCTTATTTATCATACCCAGCAAGTCTTGGAAGAGAAAATAAGCCGAAATGACGTTGCTAGAAAGGCCGATTTTGAAATTTCGTTCTCAACCCGCACCGGAGACAATTATCTGATGCGGATAGATGACGCCGGCATTGTTGAGGAAGGTTCTTTGGTTTGTATTACTATGGCCACAAATATTTACAACGCCGAGGCCGAATAG
- a CDS encoding type II secretion system F family protein, with product MRLYTYEAVNKSGHLITGQLEAEQEWMVVERLRQMGFWVVEVKAVRPSAVRGAVFRSRKVGLGDLTLFSRQLTSMLDAGIPLTRALFTLSKQIANPTLRNAVSDVARNVEGGQSFSDALSAHPGIFSTLFVSMTRAGEVGGFLSEALSRLSTQLEQEKSIRDHVRSASFYPIAVLGFAGVVVLAMLYFLVPVFMQFFPEGMVLPLPTRVVVVLSNSLHQWWFIWAITVAALVLGFRYYLRSPAGSRAWDRLKYRLPVFGSLFHRAVMARFARTLATLLTGGIPILQALEASGPASGSQKVAEAVHGIIEQIQEGKNLAGPMGDSGIFPPMMVDMVAVGEESGTLPDLLGRIAAFYEEEVATMAKGLTALLEPLMLVVIGIIIAVVVISLYLPIFTAVISGVR from the coding sequence ATGAGACTGTACACCTATGAAGCCGTCAACAAGTCGGGCCACCTGATTACCGGGCAGTTGGAGGCCGAGCAGGAGTGGATGGTGGTCGAACGCCTCCGCCAGATGGGCTTCTGGGTGGTGGAGGTCAAGGCCGTCCGGCCCTCGGCCGTCCGGGGCGCCGTGTTCAGGTCCCGCAAGGTCGGCCTGGGGGATTTGACCCTCTTCAGCCGCCAGTTGACTTCGATGCTGGACGCCGGCATTCCCCTGACCCGGGCCTTGTTCACCTTAAGCAAGCAAATTGCCAACCCCACCCTGCGCAACGCGGTGAGTGACGTGGCGCGCAACGTGGAAGGCGGCCAGAGTTTCAGTGACGCCTTAAGCGCCCACCCCGGCATCTTTTCCACCCTGTTCGTCAGCATGACCCGGGCGGGCGAGGTCGGCGGTTTTTTAAGCGAGGCGCTGTCCCGCCTTTCCACCCAGCTGGAACAGGAAAAGAGTATCCGCGACCACGTCCGCTCCGCCTCTTTCTACCCGATCGCCGTCTTGGGCTTTGCTGGGGTCGTCGTGTTGGCCATGCTCTATTTCCTCGTTCCCGTCTTCATGCAGTTCTTCCCGGAGGGGATGGTCCTGCCCCTGCCCACCAGGGTGGTTGTCGTCCTGTCCAACTCCCTACACCAATGGTGGTTTATCTGGGCAATTACGGTGGCGGCCCTGGTGCTAGGGTTCCGGTACTACCTGCGCAGTCCGGCCGGCAGCCGCGCCTGGGACCGCCTCAAGTACCGGCTGCCGGTGTTCGGCTCTTTGTTTCACCGGGCGGTGATGGCGCGGTTCGCGCGTACCCTTGCCACTCTGCTCACGGGCGGCATTCCGATTCTGCAGGCGCTGGAAGCCTCCGGTCCCGCTTCCGGCAGCCAGAAGGTGGCCGAGGCGGTGCACGGAATCATCGAACAAATTCAAGAAGGCAAGAACCTCGCCGGTCCCATGGGGGATTCCGGGATTTTCCCGCCCATGATGGTGGACATGGTGGCTGTCGGCGAAGAATCCGGCACCCTGCCGGACTTGTTGGGCCGCATCGCAGCGTTTTACGAGGAAGAGGTGGCCACCATGGCCAAGGGGCTGACCGCCCTCCTGGAACCACTGATGCTGGTGGTTATCGGTATCATCATCGCCGTGGTGGTCATTTCCCTGTACCTACCCATCTTTACCGCCGTAATCTCGGGTGTGCGATAA
- a CDS encoding InlB B-repeat-containing protein: MFERGPGNNKGLTLVELLVGAALLGAVLAIGYTFFYFGHQSFTAGEQRSWVRQNIRLAADFITQELRYATHVYVLGSVPQSFAADLNYIYVKDGVLKHRKAGGGEDTVFDRISEGVVLKEDLGFSLDGEFLAYRVANSGEDAYAIDGRIRLLNPLADSSGKDGVAVAYKSERPAETPPERYTLTVSVAEGNGTTSPEAGDHVYEKNTTVPLTAFPADGWVFKKWLINGVNITTATTTIVMNKDIEARAYFVDKYDFYDFLQDQNVFVYGGRLVFEGEKVEGRNATIVIKGNLGEDDLNKGSHIDVKTIYIDGSVDLDGGSADLGAADNTGSIYINGDLTLWKGKRDVYGNVYVAGNLRLKDAVIHGNIYVNGNVELGWTPDLKPNARIYYTGTLTHPKRMSPGIISKCIKVDSVPGFVVPDFGFPALKPDAWYAANGYVSGGALTSGIKIYADNYSSTAWRPTAHNVVIVSKGDITITRLGGSGVSGVLYAPNGRVTFEGEFFEGVVIARDGFFVTRGGTTVTFKHINTFFSSVADYPFLSE; encoded by the coding sequence ATGTTTGAGCGCGGCCCCGGGAACAACAAGGGATTGACCTTGGTGGAGCTGCTGGTCGGGGCGGCCCTTTTGGGCGCGGTACTGGCAATAGGTTACACCTTTTTTTATTTCGGCCACCAATCTTTTACCGCGGGGGAACAGCGCTCCTGGGTGCGGCAGAATATTCGCCTGGCAGCCGACTTTATTACCCAAGAGCTAAGGTATGCCACCCACGTATATGTGCTCGGTTCCGTCCCCCAATCGTTTGCCGCGGACCTCAACTATATTTACGTTAAGGATGGTGTCCTCAAGCACCGGAAAGCAGGCGGCGGCGAAGATACGGTCTTTGACCGCATCTCGGAGGGGGTCGTGCTGAAGGAGGATCTTGGTTTTTCCCTGGACGGGGAGTTTTTGGCTTATCGCGTCGCCAACAGCGGTGAAGATGCTTACGCCATAGACGGCAGGATTCGGCTTCTGAATCCCCTGGCCGATTCAAGCGGTAAAGACGGAGTGGCTGTTGCCTACAAAAGTGAGCGGCCAGCGGAAACACCTCCGGAACGATATACGCTAACGGTCTCGGTAGCAGAAGGCAATGGTACCACATCCCCGGAGGCGGGCGACCACGTTTATGAAAAGAATACCACGGTGCCTTTGACGGCTTTTCCGGCGGACGGATGGGTATTCAAGAAGTGGCTCATCAATGGAGTCAATATCACTACGGCCACCACCACGATCGTCATGAACAAAGACATAGAAGCAAGGGCCTACTTTGTGGATAAATATGATTTTTATGACTTTTTGCAGGATCAGAACGTGTTTGTGTATGGAGGCCGCTTGGTTTTTGAAGGCGAAAAAGTTGAAGGACGAAACGCCACCATTGTAATCAAGGGGAACTTGGGGGAAGATGATTTGAACAAGGGTTCTCATATCGACGTTAAAACAATTTATATAGACGGCTCTGTAGATTTGGATGGAGGGAGCGCCGATTTAGGCGCGGCCGATAACACCGGTTCCATTTATATTAACGGCGACTTGACTTTATGGAAAGGGAAGCGTGATGTTTACGGCAACGTCTACGTCGCCGGCAATCTGCGCTTGAAGGACGCGGTAATCCACGGCAATATTTATGTCAATGGGAATGTGGAACTGGGTTGGACACCCGACCTCAAGCCCAATGCGCGCATTTACTATACGGGTACTCTAACCCATCCCAAACGCATGAGCCCTGGCATCATTTCAAAATGCATCAAGGTGGACAGCGTTCCGGGCTTTGTGGTGCCTGATTTTGGCTTTCCTGCTTTAAAACCGGACGCCTGGTATGCCGCCAACGGATATGTATCCGGGGGAGCCCTGACAAGTGGAATTAAAATTTATGCCGATAATTATTCGTCGACCGCCTGGCGGCCGACCGCGCACAACGTGGTCATCGTCAGCAAGGGAGATATCACCATCACTAGGCTTGGAGGCAGCGGGGTCAGCGGGGTATTATACGCGCCGAACGGAAGAGTGACCTTTGAGGGAGAGTTCTTCGAGGGAGTGGTGATCGCCAGAGACGGCTTTTTTGTTACGCGCGGCGGGACCACCGTCACTTTCAAGCATATAAACACTTTCTTCAGCTCGGTCGCCGACTATCCATTTTTGAGTGAATAG
- a CDS encoding type 4a pilus biogenesis protein PilO produces the protein MKTKPAIRPRGPALTLSVVSLLVLAALLAAIFFQVGAVREAREALAAERRAVVQMEERRRYLLELQKNIPAWKQYVDAHLSLIPAGPEENTLLIELHEMAFLAGVHDFQVGFGEPVARPGYTEIPLTLRFEGSYRSTLRFLDELRYGVRAIRVDKVNLVSGGAGPSGLKAEITAAAFHRGDGGDEKAASPRQ, from the coding sequence GTGAAGACCAAGCCCGCCATCCGGCCGCGCGGGCCGGCGCTGACTTTAAGCGTTGTGAGCCTTCTGGTGCTGGCCGCCCTTCTAGCGGCGATCTTCTTTCAGGTGGGTGCCGTCCGCGAGGCCCGCGAAGCGCTGGCCGCCGAGCGGCGCGCGGTGGTCCAAATGGAGGAGCGGCGGCGCTATTTGTTGGAACTACAGAAGAATATTCCGGCCTGGAAGCAGTATGTGGACGCACACCTGTCGTTGATTCCGGCCGGGCCGGAGGAAAACACGCTTCTTATCGAACTGCACGAGATGGCATTCCTGGCCGGGGTGCACGATTTCCAGGTGGGTTTCGGCGAGCCGGTGGCGCGTCCGGGATACACCGAGATACCGCTGACCCTCCGCTTTGAGGGCAGCTACCGGAGTACGCTGCGGTTTTTGGATGAATTGCGGTACGGGGTACGCGCCATCCGTGTGGACAAGGTCAACCTCGTTTCGGGCGGGGCCGGCCCATCCGGCCTGAAAGCGGAGATCACCGCCGCCGCCTTCCACCGGGGCGACGGTGGCGACGAGAAGGCGGCATCACCGCGGCAGTAA
- a CDS encoding GspE/PulE family protein, with amino-acid sequence MLKPGANLLGMNLVKAGVITQEQLEEALKRQDPKKGGKGFLGATLVELGYCTEEDIAQVIARQNGVPYVSLETFAADPQAVGLIAPEVARRYRALPIGFQNGKLVVAMKQPRDVIALDDLRIITGREIQPVVIPDSQFDAAMQRYSQSGLEVELAAAEEEVAEEVVAGLDEAAQRPAVQLANAIFNQAVWASASDVHIEPLEKSLRVRFRIDGVLHNILQPPRHLHASLVSRIKVMANMDIAERRVPQDGRFTLRVEGKTIDVRVASLPGSYGEKLTLRLLDRSVRLISLEELGFPPEVLANYRKVMRRPYGLILVTGPTGSGKSTTLYATLSALNTPEKHVVTVEDPVEYRLDGVNQIQINPRAGLTFATGLRSILRNDPDIIMVGEIRDRETARIAVEAALTGHLVLSTLHTNDAAGAVTRLGDMGIEPFLTASSLVAVVGQRLVRVLCPQCAQSYELGREELLAGVPDFPLDDGEKTITLYRPGGCLRCSHTGYRGRMGVYELLLVSETIQRLTLERAPAREIKEAAVAEGMVTFRRDGLLRVKQGITSLEEVMRVTA; translated from the coding sequence ATGCTCAAGCCGGGAGCGAACCTTCTGGGGATGAACCTGGTGAAGGCCGGGGTGATCACCCAGGAACAACTGGAGGAGGCCTTAAAACGGCAGGACCCGAAAAAAGGCGGGAAAGGGTTTTTAGGGGCCACCCTCGTGGAGCTGGGTTACTGCACCGAAGAAGACATTGCCCAGGTCATCGCCAGGCAAAACGGCGTACCTTATGTTTCACTGGAAACATTCGCGGCCGACCCCCAGGCCGTGGGCCTGATTGCGCCGGAGGTCGCCCGGCGCTACCGCGCCCTGCCCATCGGGTTTCAAAACGGCAAATTGGTGGTGGCCATGAAGCAGCCCCGGGACGTGATCGCGCTGGATGACCTGCGCATCATCACCGGCCGGGAGATCCAACCGGTGGTCATTCCGGACAGCCAGTTCGACGCGGCCATGCAGCGGTACAGCCAGAGCGGCCTGGAGGTCGAGCTGGCGGCTGCGGAAGAAGAAGTCGCCGAAGAAGTGGTGGCCGGACTGGACGAGGCTGCGCAGCGTCCGGCGGTGCAGCTGGCCAACGCCATCTTCAACCAGGCGGTCTGGGCTTCCGCCAGCGACGTGCACATCGAACCCCTGGAGAAAAGCCTGCGGGTGCGCTTTCGCATCGACGGGGTGCTGCACAACATCCTGCAGCCCCCGCGCCACCTACATGCATCGCTGGTCTCGCGCATCAAGGTGATGGCCAACATGGACATCGCCGAGCGCCGCGTCCCCCAGGACGGCCGCTTCACCCTGCGGGTGGAGGGGAAGACCATTGATGTGCGGGTCGCCTCGCTGCCCGGGAGCTACGGCGAAAAACTCACTCTCCGCCTGCTGGACCGCAGTGTCCGGCTGATATCCCTGGAGGAACTGGGCTTCCCGCCGGAGGTGCTGGCCAACTACCGGAAGGTGATGCGTCGCCCGTACGGCCTCATCCTGGTGACCGGCCCGACGGGGAGCGGCAAGAGCACCACGCTCTACGCCACCCTGTCCGCCTTGAACACGCCGGAGAAGCACGTCGTCACCGTGGAGGACCCAGTCGAGTACCGCCTGGACGGGGTCAACCAGATCCAGATCAACCCCCGCGCCGGGCTGACCTTTGCCACCGGACTGCGCTCCATCCTGCGCAACGACCCGGACATCATCATGGTCGGGGAGATCCGCGACCGGGAGACCGCCCGCATCGCCGTGGAAGCGGCGCTTACCGGCCACCTGGTGCTGTCCACCCTGCACACCAACGACGCCGCCGGGGCGGTCACCCGCCTGGGCGACATGGGCATCGAGCCCTTCCTGACCGCCTCCTCGCTGGTGGCCGTCGTGGGCCAGCGTCTGGTGCGCGTCCTCTGCCCCCAGTGCGCGCAGTCCTACGAGCTGGGGCGGGAAGAACTGCTGGCCGGCGTGCCCGACTTTCCCCTGGACGACGGGGAAAAGACCATCACCCTCTACCGTCCGGGAGGGTGCCTGCGCTGCAGCCACACCGGCTACCGCGGTCGGATGGGAGTGTACGAGCTGCTGCTGGTCAGCGAGACCATCCAGCGCCTTACTCTGGAACGTGCTCCGGCCCGGGAGATCAAGGAGGCCGCCGTGGCCGAGGGGATGGTCACCTTCCGCCGCGACGGCCTGCTGCGGGTGAAGCAGGGGATCACCTCGCTGGAGGAGGTGATGCGGGTCACGGCTTAA
- a CDS encoding PilN domain-containing protein produces the protein MNKINISLLPPEIRNRQRARRRTDYYLLAVSVVMLFFLGVYLVFLGITFQVRAEVNALRKERAALQEEIAAYQEYATLEEQAKEASRMLGDAMGTTPDWASLLADLSLHLPEGVWLESLSASYQNTGGASKQGGGELTFRGWAISRAVVDGRLDEFGAVPGLAEARCRLTTVESTRLGLEFTARILPGDPYQPAFRGDAR, from the coding sequence TTGAATAAGATCAACATCAGCCTTTTACCTCCGGAAATACGGAACCGGCAGCGGGCACGCCGCAGAACCGATTATTATCTCCTGGCCGTCAGCGTGGTAATGCTGTTTTTCTTGGGAGTCTACCTCGTGTTTCTGGGCATCACTTTTCAAGTGCGTGCGGAAGTGAATGCTCTGCGGAAGGAACGGGCGGCGCTCCAGGAGGAGATCGCCGCCTACCAGGAATACGCAACGCTTGAGGAACAGGCCAAGGAGGCATCCAGGATGCTGGGGGACGCCATGGGCACCACCCCGGACTGGGCCTCCCTTTTGGCCGATTTGAGCCTGCACCTGCCCGAAGGGGTCTGGCTCGAAAGCCTTTCGGCTTCCTATCAGAACACGGGCGGCGCTTCCAAGCAGGGGGGCGGTGAATTGACTTTCAGAGGCTGGGCAATCTCCCGGGCGGTCGTGGACGGTCGCCTGGATGAGTTTGGCGCGGTGCCGGGGCTGGCGGAGGCGCGCTGCCGGTTGACAACGGTGGAAAGCACCCGGCTCGGCCTCGAGTTCACAGCCCGGATCCTGCCGGGCGACCCCTACCAGCCGGCCTTTCGGGGGGATGCCCGGTGA
- a CDS encoding IS1634 family transposase gives MYIRTTVRKNKNGTQTCYVQLAHNTWNPETRRSEVQVLYNFGRAENVDRAGLERLARSICRYLGPDELLRFEARRDYGTEFGFESSKPFGGAWVLQGLWKHLGVDRILTQLLKERKFQSPVERTIFALVANRALAPMSKRAVEEWVAQDVYIPDLPEIPLHHLYRALDFLLEAEESLQYQVFCQVSHLFNLEVDLLYFDTTSTYFEIETEDDEGLRRKGHSKDSRPDLPQAVIGLAVTRDGIPVRCWVWPGNTADMSVVQEVKKDLVGWKLGRVITVLDRGMASEENLRYLQRAGGHYIAGERMRAGKNTVEKALSHPGRFKTVRDNLEVKEIVIGDGEARTRYVLVRNPEEAEWDKAKREETLDKLKLELARIGELNGAPHTKAVCSIIAHPTYGRYLKTDKRGQPRIDKDKIKAEERLDGKYLLRTSDDTLAPEDVALGYKQLLQVEDAFRTLKSTLELRPDHPSGGTRHRLEDRIRAHVLLCWLALLLVRIAENQTGQTWRTIRAHLQRMHVGEFQFPTARVHQRTETEPDQHQLFKALKIPQPPKILNITTSDCRIT, from the coding sequence ATGTATATCCGCACTACCGTCCGCAAGAACAAAAACGGAACCCAAACCTGCTACGTGCAACTGGCCCACAATACTTGGAACCCTGAAACACGTCGTTCCGAGGTCCAGGTGCTCTACAACTTCGGCCGTGCAGAAAACGTGGACCGCGCGGGCCTGGAGCGCCTGGCCCGGAGTATTTGCCGCTACCTGGGGCCGGATGAGTTGCTGCGCTTTGAAGCCCGCCGCGACTACGGTACGGAATTCGGGTTTGAAAGTTCCAAGCCCTTCGGTGGCGCCTGGGTACTGCAAGGATTATGGAAACACCTGGGTGTGGACCGGATTCTTACGCAACTGCTCAAAGAACGCAAGTTCCAGAGCCCGGTGGAACGGACCATTTTCGCCCTGGTGGCCAACCGGGCCCTGGCTCCCATGAGCAAGCGCGCCGTGGAAGAGTGGGTGGCCCAGGACGTATACATCCCGGACTTGCCGGAGATCCCGCTCCACCACCTCTACCGGGCCTTGGACTTCTTGCTGGAGGCCGAGGAATCCTTGCAGTACCAAGTCTTTTGTCAAGTCAGCCATCTCTTTAATCTGGAGGTGGACCTTTTGTACTTTGACACCACCTCCACTTACTTCGAGATCGAAACCGAAGATGACGAGGGTTTAAGGCGTAAGGGTCACTCCAAGGACTCCCGGCCGGATCTGCCCCAAGCGGTGATCGGTCTCGCGGTGACCAGGGACGGTATCCCGGTACGCTGCTGGGTATGGCCGGGCAACACCGCCGATATGTCCGTGGTCCAGGAGGTCAAAAAAGACCTCGTGGGCTGGAAGCTTGGCCGGGTGATCACCGTCCTGGACCGCGGCATGGCTTCCGAGGAGAACCTGCGCTATCTGCAAAGGGCCGGCGGCCACTACATTGCCGGCGAGCGCATGCGGGCCGGCAAGAACACGGTGGAAAAGGCGCTTTCCCACCCGGGCCGCTTCAAGACCGTGCGCGACAACCTGGAGGTCAAGGAGATCGTCATCGGCGACGGCGAGGCCCGCACCCGCTACGTCCTGGTCCGCAACCCCGAGGAGGCCGAGTGGGACAAGGCCAAGCGCGAAGAGACCCTGGACAAACTCAAGCTTGAGTTGGCCCGTATCGGCGAACTAAACGGTGCGCCCCACACCAAGGCGGTCTGCAGTATCATCGCTCACCCCACCTACGGCCGCTACCTCAAGACCGACAAGCGCGGCCAACCCCGGATCGACAAGGACAAGATCAAGGCCGAGGAACGCCTGGACGGCAAGTACCTCCTGCGTACTTCAGATGACACCCTCGCCCCGGAGGACGTGGCCCTCGGCTACAAGCAGTTGCTGCAGGTGGAGGATGCCTTCCGCACCCTGAAGAGCACCCTGGAGCTGCGGCCCGACCACCCTTCGGGTGGTACCCGCCACCGGCTGGAGGACCGCATCCGTGCCCACGTGCTGCTCTGCTGGTTGGCCCTGCTCCTGGTCCGGATAGCGGAGAACCAAACTGGACAGACCTGGCGCACCATCCGTGCACACCTGCAGCGAATGCACGTGGGTGAGTTCCAGTTCCCCACGGCACGTGTGCATCAGCGCACTGAAACAGAACCTGATCAACACCAATTGTTCAAAGCCCTGAAAATCCCCCAACCCCCGAAAATACTGAACATCACTACTTCTGACTGCCGGATAACCTAG
- the pilM gene encoding type IV pilus biogenesis protein PilM, whose translation MGLLGSGGAVGLELDTVEARAVELRGKAGAAGAATLTAWGRVSLPPGAVVDGMVSQPELVGKALAELWSAGRITSREVVLGVVNREVLVRFAVVPVMPRTKLFGVIRHHARDLLPIPLDTAVWDYTVIGERPGLESRMFELLLVAARREMLDGFLLALAFARLEPRDIDVASLALLRVMPPSPADGAVVLVDLGNGSSTVLVIARGMLRLARFVSVSLEAAAGMLGCSVEEALAGPGGTAHRQWPAETLAAWAGGVEAEIRASVDYYQRQEPEPEAVSEVVLSGRGVRVPGLTTQLEGNLGVPVRIIEPLQGITLPAGIAENSSWSAPDFATCIGLARRGLEGGR comes from the coding sequence ATGGGTTTATTAGGTTCAGGTGGAGCCGTCGGCCTGGAACTGGACACGGTTGAAGCTCGGGCGGTGGAACTGCGGGGCAAGGCCGGTGCGGCCGGCGCGGCCACCTTGACGGCTTGGGGCCGGGTGAGTCTCCCCCCGGGCGCCGTTGTCGACGGGATGGTGTCCCAACCGGAGCTGGTGGGGAAGGCCCTAGCCGAACTGTGGTCCGCCGGCCGGATCACCAGCCGCGAGGTAGTACTCGGCGTGGTAAACCGGGAAGTCCTGGTGCGCTTCGCCGTCGTGCCGGTGATGCCCCGGACCAAGCTTTTTGGTGTCATCCGCCATCACGCCCGGGATCTCCTGCCGATTCCCCTGGACACGGCGGTCTGGGACTATACGGTGATCGGTGAGCGGCCGGGCTTGGAGAGCCGGATGTTCGAACTGCTGCTCGTGGCCGCGCGGCGGGAAATGCTGGACGGCTTTTTGCTGGCGCTGGCCTTCGCCCGTCTGGAGCCGCGGGACATCGACGTGGCCTCCCTGGCTCTGCTGCGGGTCATGCCGCCGTCCCCGGCGGACGGCGCGGTCGTGCTGGTGGACCTGGGCAACGGATCAAGCACTGTTCTGGTCATCGCACGGGGCATGCTGCGGTTGGCCCGCTTTGTTTCGGTCAGCCTGGAGGCGGCCGCCGGCATGCTGGGATGTTCCGTAGAGGAGGCCTTGGCCGGGCCGGGCGGTACCGCGCACAGGCAATGGCCGGCCGAGACCCTGGCCGCCTGGGCTGGCGGCGTGGAGGCCGAGATCCGCGCCTCCGTGGACTATTACCAGCGGCAGGAGCCGGAGCCGGAGGCCGTATCGGAAGTCGTCCTCAGCGGCCGGGGAGTCCGGGTACCGGGCCTGACCACCCAACTGGAGGGCAATCTGGGAGTGCCGGTCAGGATCATCGAGCCCCTGCAGGGGATTACCTTGCCGGCGGGAATAGCCGAGAACAGCTCCTGGTCGGCTCCCGATTTCGCGACCTGTATCGGGCTGGCGCGACGCGGATTGGAGGGGGGACGTTGA
- a CDS encoding prepilin-type N-terminal cleavage/methylation domain-containing protein, with the protein MFYKFARSLKKDQRGFTLVELMVVVVIIGVLVAIAVPVYRNVTDNANRKTVEANLRIIDSAIVQHLAINPGVPPTSDNLVTGGFLRAWPTGPTGVTRYVIVGTGTAANPYRAAVDIPANTFGTHAELDDAPLPITWQ; encoded by the coding sequence ATGTTCTACAAATTCGCCCGTTCGCTGAAGAAAGACCAGAGGGGCTTCACGCTGGTGGAGCTGATGGTGGTTGTGGTGATCATCGGGGTTCTGGTGGCGATTGCGGTGCCGGTGTACCGCAACGTGACCGACAATGCGAATCGGAAGACGGTAGAGGCCAACTTGAGGATTATCGACAGCGCCATTGTGCAGCATTTGGCCATTAACCCAGGCGTCCCACCTACATCGGACAATCTGGTGACCGGCGGATTTCTGCGGGCGTGGCCTACCGGACCAACTGGTGTCACAAGGTATGTTATAGTAGGAACTGGCACTGCCGCCAACCCTTATAGGGCAGCTGTAGATATTCCTGCAAATACATTCGGAACACACGCTGAATTGGATGATGCACCGTTACCGATTACTTGGCAGTAA